One Candidatus Obscuribacterales bacterium DNA window includes the following coding sequences:
- a CDS encoding DUF4926 domain-containing protein, producing MKLLDAVALIQDIPDLNLHKGQVGTIVEIYEPGVFEVEFIDLNGKTYALETLSAQQLMQLYYAPLPQIA from the coding sequence ATGAAACTCTTAGACGCGGTAGCCCTCATCCAAGACATACCCGACCTCAATCTTCACAAGGGACAGGTCGGTACCATTGTTGAAATCTATGAACCAGGTGTTTTTGAGGTCGAGTTTATCGACCTCAACGGCAAGACCTATGCACTAGAAACTCTAAGTGCCCAACAGTTAATGCAGCTCTACTATGCTCCCCTGCCTCAAATTGCATAA